In Candidatus Desulfofervidus auxilii, one genomic interval encodes:
- the mrdA gene encoding penicillin-binding protein 2 produces MSLNKDCILDNWGKRLKLFRWLILCFFLIIILRLFHLQVVKGEFYAIRAENNRLEIESIPAPRGVIYDRKGRILATNRPCFCLLLYPQKLPHKKHILESYASFLAPILKKSPSEIMSMLKKSLVYPLRPIYLKKDLTWEEVTTLESSHYFFSALKIHVIPLRFYPHCSLACHLLGYVSLISAEEIKSMPEAEPIDFIGKIGIEKLLQSTLAGKKGKRFLEVDALGHIRRVLKETPPISGNNLYLTLDAKLQAYAEQLLKGKTGVIVALSPKTGEVLTLASNPGFDPNLFVNGMDKKTWQKLKDNPQNPLQNRATTGVYPPGSILKIVTALAALENKVISAHTKINCPGKFLFGDRVFRCWKKGGHGVLDIKRAIIQSCDVFFYQLGAWLGIEKLADYAKQCGFGQYSGIGIEEVSGHVPASPNKWPKGEALNMAIGQGSFLATPLQIAQFFAALANGGNIYRPRIVLKIVGPKGKIVEETKPKINSKLPISTHNLKLIKEALAGVINDPRGTGYNARSHRVVIAGKTGTAQVISLPQKKLSKLPVSHRDHAWFAGFAPVKTPQIAVVVLIEHGGHGGATAAPIATKLIEAYLNENS; encoded by the coding sequence ATGTCCCTTAATAAAGATTGTATTTTAGACAACTGGGGAAAAAGACTTAAGCTCTTTCGTTGGTTAATTTTATGTTTTTTTTTAATTATTATCCTTCGTCTATTTCATCTCCAAGTGGTTAAAGGAGAATTCTATGCCATTCGAGCAGAAAACAACCGGCTGGAAATTGAATCAATTCCTGCCCCCAGAGGAGTTATCTATGATAGAAAAGGGCGAATTTTGGCTACTAATCGCCCTTGTTTTTGTCTTTTACTCTACCCTCAAAAACTTCCTCATAAGAAGCATATTTTGGAGTCTTATGCCTCATTCCTAGCTCCTATTTTAAAAAAATCTCCCTCTGAAATAATGTCTATGCTTAAAAAAAGCTTAGTATATCCCCTAAGGCCTATTTATTTAAAGAAAGACCTAACCTGGGAAGAAGTAACCACTCTGGAATCATCCCACTATTTTTTCTCTGCCTTGAAAATACATGTTATTCCTTTACGTTTTTATCCTCATTGTTCTTTGGCCTGCCATCTTCTTGGTTACGTCAGCCTTATAAGTGCAGAAGAAATTAAGTCAATGCCTGAAGCAGAGCCAATCGACTTTATAGGCAAAATTGGTATAGAAAAACTCCTCCAATCCACTCTGGCTGGGAAAAAAGGGAAACGTTTTTTAGAAGTAGATGCCTTAGGTCACATCAGGCGTGTTTTAAAAGAAACACCACCTATTTCAGGTAATAACCTATATTTAACTTTAGATGCTAAATTACAAGCCTATGCTGAACAGTTACTTAAAGGCAAAACAGGTGTTATTGTGGCCCTTTCCCCCAAAACTGGAGAAGTTTTGACTTTAGCTAGTAATCCTGGTTTTGACCCAAACTTATTTGTGAATGGAATGGATAAAAAAACTTGGCAAAAATTAAAAGATAATCCCCAAAATCCTCTTCAAAATCGAGCTACCACGGGAGTTTATCCTCCAGGTTCTATATTAAAAATAGTTACTGCTTTAGCTGCCTTGGAAAATAAAGTCATTTCTGCCCACACCAAAATTAATTGTCCAGGGAAATTTCTCTTTGGGGACCGTGTTTTTCGGTGTTGGAAAAAGGGAGGCCATGGTGTACTTGATATAAAAAGGGCCATTATTCAATCCTGTGATGTCTTCTTTTATCAACTTGGTGCTTGGTTAGGTATTGAAAAATTAGCAGATTATGCCAAACAATGTGGTTTTGGTCAATATAGCGGTATTGGCATTGAAGAAGTTTCAGGCCATGTGCCTGCATCCCCTAATAAGTGGCCAAAGGGAGAGGCCTTAAACATGGCTATTGGTCAAGGCTCTTTTTTGGCTACCCCTCTACAAATTGCCCAATTTTTTGCTGCCTTGGCCAATGGAGGTAATATTTATCGCCCCAGAATTGTGTTAAAGATAGTTGGACCAAAGGGCAAAATCGTTGAAGAAACAAAACCAAAAATAAACAGCAAATTGCCTATTTCAACCCATAATTTAAAGCTTATCAAGGAAGCCTTAGCAGGAGTAATAAATGACCCTCGCGGCACTGGTTATAATGCACGCTCGCACCGCGTGGTTATAGCTGGTAAGACAGGAACAGCTCAAGTGATTTCTTTACCTCAAAAGAAGCTTTCTAAATTACCAGTTTCTCATAGAGACCATGCCTGGTTTGCTGGTTTTGCCCCTGTAAAAACACCTCAAATTGCAGTGGTAGTGCTAATTGAACATGGAGGACATGGTGGAGCTACGGCTGCTCCTATTGCCACCAAATTAATAGAGGCATATTTAAATGAAAATAGCTAG
- a CDS encoding M23 family metallopeptidase: MKTGKLNKQRLIISVIVILLVGGIVALSRFFETKVPEIVLSPEPAGFLPASEEFTISFREKGLGLKECLVFIEQDNKNHPIFYKRFSREDKIYNQRINLNVIPKKLGVHDGPAFFVVSARDYSFWHWGKGNFSERRYGVIIDTVLPTIEVLTRSHNIAKGGSGLVIYRALEPLLNHGVKASELFYPGYQWQGLYLCLFAYPYYAPKNIVYRLVGEDKAGNRGEIGFYYHLLPRKFRHDKINISDAFLQAKMPEFWNIYPNLRGKYLETFVKVNTELRKKNHQEIRRICSISQPTPLWQGAFIRPRGARRAGFVDQRTYYYKGKPISHSVHQGVDIASIAHAPVIAANHGIVVYRDYLGIYGNTIIIDHGLGLFSLYGHLSNFQVEKNQRVKKGDVIGYTGTTGLAGGDHLHFSILVQGEFVNPVEWWDAHWVKNNITQKMIQNGLLK; this comes from the coding sequence TTGAAAACAGGCAAATTGAATAAACAAAGGCTAATCATAAGTGTCATCGTTATTTTGTTAGTAGGGGGAATTGTGGCCTTGAGTAGATTTTTTGAAACCAAAGTCCCAGAAATAGTTTTATCTCCTGAACCTGCTGGTTTTTTACCTGCCAGTGAAGAATTTACTATCAGTTTTAGGGAAAAAGGGTTGGGGTTGAAGGAATGCTTGGTTTTTATTGAGCAAGATAACAAAAATCACCCTATTTTTTATAAACGCTTCTCCCGAGAGGATAAGATATATAACCAAAGGATTAATCTTAATGTTATTCCTAAAAAATTAGGGGTTCATGATGGTCCTGCCTTTTTCGTTGTTTCTGCACGAGACTATTCCTTTTGGCACTGGGGCAAAGGAAATTTTTCAGAAAGAAGATATGGTGTTATCATTGATACTGTATTACCCACTATAGAAGTCCTCACTCGAAGCCACAATATAGCTAAGGGAGGTAGTGGGTTAGTTATTTATCGTGCTTTAGAGCCACTGTTGAATCATGGAGTCAAGGCAAGTGAGCTTTTTTATCCTGGTTATCAATGGCAAGGTCTTTATCTGTGCCTATTTGCTTATCCTTATTATGCACCAAAGAACATTGTTTATCGCCTGGTAGGAGAAGATAAAGCAGGTAATAGAGGAGAAATAGGTTTTTATTACCATTTGCTCCCTCGGAAATTTAGACATGATAAAATCAATATTTCTGATGCCTTTCTTCAGGCTAAAATGCCTGAATTTTGGAACATCTATCCTAATTTGAGGGGAAAATATTTAGAGACATTTGTTAAAGTCAATACAGAACTTCGTAAAAAAAATCATCAAGAAATAAGGCGGATATGCAGTATTTCTCAACCAACACCTCTGTGGCAGGGTGCTTTCATCCGTCCCCGCGGGGCAAGGAGGGCTGGCTTTGTTGACCAACGCACCTATTATTATAAAGGTAAGCCCATCAGCCATTCTGTTCATCAAGGGGTAGATATTGCGTCCATTGCCCATGCCCCAGTAATTGCAGCTAATCATGGCATAGTGGTTTATAGAGATTATCTGGGCATTTATGGCAATACTATTATTATTGACCATGGTTTGGGGTTGTTTAGTCTATATGGGCACTTAAGCAACTTTCAAGTAGAAAAAAACCAGCGGGTGAAAAAGGGGGATGTTATTGGCTATACTGGCACTACTGGTTTGGCTGGAGGTGACCACTTACATTTCAGCATCTTGGTTCAAGGAGAATTTGTTAATCCTGTTGAGTGGTGGGATGCCCATTGGGTAAAAAATAACATCACTCAGAAAATGATACAAAACGGGCTTCTTAAGTAA
- the folD gene encoding bifunctional methylenetetrahydrofolate dehydrogenase/methenyltetrahydrofolate cyclohydrolase FolD produces the protein MMGKILDGKACSAQIRAALASEIKTIISKVERPPCLAVIWVGENPASATYVKAKGKACEKIGMDFQLHHLPETVTEKELIALIHSLNKNHNVDALLVQLPLPKQISEESVVSAISPEKDADGFHPYNLGRLIMGNPTFIPCTPAGILELLHKNEIDTTGKEVVIVGRSNIVGKPLAVLLMQKALGNATVTVCHTATRDLVFHTKRADILIVAAGRPRMIKADMVKEGGVVVDVGIHRTEQGLCGDVDFEEVEPKTFAITPVPGGVGPMTVAMLLKNTVLAWKGRYKV, from the coding sequence ATAATGGGAAAAATCCTTGATGGTAAAGCATGTTCAGCTCAAATTCGAGCAGCGTTGGCCAGTGAGATAAAAACCATTATTTCTAAGGTGGAAAGGCCACCTTGTTTAGCGGTTATCTGGGTAGGGGAAAATCCGGCTTCAGCTACTTATGTTAAGGCAAAGGGGAAGGCATGTGAAAAAATAGGGATGGATTTTCAATTACACCATTTGCCTGAAACCGTGACTGAGAAAGAATTGATAGCGTTAATTCATTCTTTAAATAAAAACCACAATGTAGATGCGCTGTTGGTGCAACTACCATTACCTAAGCAAATTTCAGAAGAGAGTGTGGTTTCTGCCATTTCTCCTGAAAAGGATGCCGATGGGTTTCATCCATACAACTTAGGAAGATTGATAATGGGAAACCCTACTTTTATTCCTTGCACTCCAGCAGGTATATTGGAGCTATTGCATAAAAATGAAATAGACACTACAGGAAAGGAAGTAGTTATTGTGGGTAGGAGCAATATTGTAGGTAAACCCCTAGCTGTGCTTTTAATGCAGAAGGCATTGGGTAATGCCACAGTTACTGTGTGTCATACAGCAACTAGGGACCTTGTCTTTCATACTAAAAGGGCAGATATCTTGATTGTAGCTGCTGGAAGGCCCAGAATGATTAAGGCAGATATGGTAAAAGAAGGAGGGGTAGTAGTTGATGTAGGGATCCATCGCACAGAACAAGGCCTTTGTGGAGATGTGGACTTTGAGGAAGTGGAGCCAAAGACTTTTGCTATCACTCCTGTGCCTGGTGGTGTAGGCCCTATGACAGTAGCCATGCTTTTAAAAAATACTGTGCTGGCATGGAAAGGAAGATATAAAGTTTAA
- the mreC gene encoding rod shape-determining protein MreC: MECSAPITKQIVNGWYYLQKIKEEYFALREVKKENLQLRKKLAELNQKEVFYRELLLANQRLQSLLKLKQKLKYPSLSANVISYTPYFNPKLVFIDKGRKEGLKLHFPVLNIQGVVGQIVMLSSHYAKVLTIIDANSRIGVKSQRTRVNGIFIGTGINTGEIKYIMKDKDVKVDDLFITSGLDGIFPKGLSVGRVTSISEPKTGLFKKIKVRTSVDFCCLEEVLVLLKPSQWSFPNGQN; this comes from the coding sequence ATGGAATGTTCTGCCCCTATTACTAAACAAATTGTAAATGGTTGGTATTATCTTCAAAAAATTAAAGAAGAATACTTTGCCTTAAGAGAAGTCAAAAAAGAAAACTTACAATTGAGAAAAAAATTGGCTGAATTAAACCAAAAGGAGGTTTTCTATCGTGAGCTTCTTTTGGCCAATCAAAGGTTACAATCACTATTGAAGCTTAAGCAAAAATTGAAATATCCTTCTTTAAGTGCAAATGTGATTAGTTACACACCTTATTTTAATCCTAAATTAGTGTTTATAGATAAAGGGCGGAAGGAGGGTTTGAAGTTACATTTTCCAGTATTGAATATTCAGGGAGTCGTAGGACAAATAGTCATGCTTTCTTCCCACTATGCTAAAGTGTTGACCATCATTGATGCCAATAGCCGAATAGGAGTGAAGTCCCAAAGAACTAGAGTAAACGGGATTTTTATAGGCACTGGGATAAATACAGGGGAAATAAAATATATAATGAAGGATAAAGATGTTAAAGTAGATGATTTATTCATTACCTCTGGTTTAGATGGCATCTTTCCTAAAGGTCTTTCGGTGGGAAGGGTAACCAGCATTTCTGAGCCTAAAACCGGTCTATTTAAAAAGATAAAGGTCAGAACTAGTGTTGATTTTTGCTGTTTAGAAGAAGTGCTTGTTTTATTAAAACCTTCACAATGGTCTTTTCCTAATGGACAAAACTAA
- a CDS encoding tetratricopeptide repeat protein yields MKFYRFSIFLIIILSIACGSVEERRDKFFQKGQLLFEKGDYVKARLEFKNAIQIDPKFAKGYYMVGLCAYQLRNWSEAFANFQRAIELDPHLYDAQIKIGQFYLLSKKPEKALEKAEFVLKNAPENIDALMLKARVYKAKKAFSKAIQISKQVIKLVPKTYAAYVFLAQIYFTNKQFSKAENILKQGLEKNPKDLNFYIALASFYATQGKLSQAEEYYKKAINLSPEDKKLQILLANFYARSGQFDKGEKILNSLIKSEPKDYKYRLALAGLFMEKKDLEGAKNVLEQAIRDLPKQAELYLRLANLYILMGQGQKAVSILKKCIETLPDDPLVYEAHNSLARIYLKNKDYDQAYQEIDLVLKEKPKNLTAHFLKGKYYLAQGKGLDAISEFRVVLEEQPNFAEVHYLLAQAHLLNNEPLLAKEVLKKAIKLAPKALEIRYLLADVYIKENDLGQAEQELNKILEIAPKQPLALLKLGDLYLHKGKIERAEKKYLKILKINQRDVLANYKLGIVQRLKGQPDKAIEYFNKALNIKKDFIDAFYQLVNTYVAQKAFSKAIAACQKYLDTVPKYKPNIYVLLAKVFINQNNLSKAEEALLKALEANPHFLPAYFNLSTVYYLNYRKEAPKHYREFIEKKFNRAAEAWFVLANFYEREKDYQQAEFYYKEALKRNPEFVLAANNLAFLYADKNDAKNIKQAKKLIEKVLKKYPQKATFWDTAGWVYYRLKQYDKAISHLKKAIQIAPSTPVYHYHLGMVYKAKGELNLAKTELRKVIESEGEFEEKSLARKVYKEIK; encoded by the coding sequence ATGAAATTTTACCGATTTAGCATTTTTCTGATTATTATCTTAAGTATTGCCTGTGGTAGTGTGGAAGAAAGGAGGGATAAGTTTTTTCAAAAGGGTCAACTGCTCTTTGAAAAGGGAGATTATGTTAAGGCCCGCCTGGAGTTCAAAAATGCTATTCAAATAGACCCCAAATTTGCTAAAGGATATTATATGGTAGGTTTGTGTGCATATCAATTGAGAAATTGGTCAGAGGCCTTTGCCAATTTCCAACGGGCCATAGAATTAGACCCCCATCTATATGATGCCCAGATAAAAATTGGTCAGTTCTATCTTTTAAGTAAAAAACCAGAAAAGGCTTTGGAAAAGGCAGAGTTTGTCCTAAAAAATGCCCCTGAAAATATAGATGCCTTAATGTTAAAGGCTAGGGTATATAAAGCCAAAAAGGCATTTTCTAAGGCTATCCAAATTTCAAAACAGGTGATCAAACTTGTTCCTAAAACTTACGCAGCCTACGTTTTTCTGGCACAAATTTATTTCACCAATAAACAGTTTTCTAAAGCAGAAAATATACTTAAGCAAGGTTTAGAAAAAAATCCTAAGGATTTAAACTTTTATATTGCCCTAGCTAGTTTTTATGCTACTCAAGGAAAGTTATCTCAGGCAGAAGAATATTATAAAAAGGCCATAAATTTGTCCCCAGAAGATAAGAAATTACAGATATTGCTGGCTAATTTTTATGCCCGCTCCGGGCAGTTTGATAAAGGGGAAAAAATCTTAAATTCTCTAATAAAATCTGAGCCTAAAGATTACAAATATCGGCTTGCCCTGGCCGGATTATTTATGGAAAAAAAAGATTTAGAAGGGGCAAAAAACGTTTTAGAACAGGCTATAAGAGATTTACCCAAACAAGCAGAGCTTTATCTCAGATTAGCTAATTTATATATCTTAATGGGACAGGGTCAAAAGGCCGTTTCAATACTTAAAAAATGCATAGAAACACTACCTGATGACCCTCTTGTTTATGAGGCCCACAATAGCCTAGCTAGGATTTATCTGAAAAATAAAGATTATGACCAGGCATACCAAGAGATTGATTTGGTCTTAAAGGAAAAACCCAAAAATCTAACTGCACATTTTCTAAAAGGTAAATATTATTTGGCACAAGGGAAGGGACTGGATGCCATCAGTGAATTCAGGGTTGTTTTGGAAGAACAGCCTAATTTTGCAGAAGTACATTATCTACTGGCTCAGGCCCATCTTTTGAACAACGAACCCCTTTTGGCAAAAGAGGTGTTGAAAAAGGCCATAAAACTGGCCCCTAAAGCGTTAGAAATACGGTATCTTTTGGCTGATGTTTATATAAAAGAAAATGATTTGGGACAAGCAGAACAGGAGCTCAATAAAATTTTAGAAATAGCTCCTAAACAACCACTGGCACTTTTAAAACTGGGAGATTTATACCTTCATAAAGGTAAAATTGAGAGGGCTGAGAAAAAATATTTAAAAATTTTAAAAATAAATCAAAGAGATGTCCTTGCAAATTATAAATTAGGAATCGTTCAGAGACTTAAAGGACAGCCTGATAAGGCCATAGAATATTTTAATAAGGCACTGAATATCAAAAAGGATTTCATAGATGCCTTTTATCAGCTTGTTAACACCTATGTGGCCCAAAAGGCGTTTTCTAAGGCTATAGCAGCTTGCCAAAAATATTTAGATACCGTCCCAAAATATAAACCAAATATCTATGTTTTATTAGCTAAAGTTTTTATAAATCAAAACAATCTTTCTAAAGCAGAAGAAGCCCTTTTAAAGGCCCTGGAGGCTAATCCTCATTTCTTACCTGCTTATTTTAATCTGTCCACAGTCTATTATTTAAATTATAGAAAAGAAGCCCCTAAACATTACAGAGAATTTATTGAAAAAAAGTTCAATAGGGCGGCAGAGGCCTGGTTTGTGTTGGCAAATTTTTATGAAAGAGAAAAGGATTACCAACAAGCAGAGTTTTATTATAAGGAAGCCCTAAAGAGAAATCCTGAGTTTGTATTGGCTGCCAACAACCTGGCTTTCCTTTATGCAGATAAAAATGATGCCAAAAATATAAAACAAGCCAAGAAATTAATAGAAAAGGTATTAAAGAAATATCCCCAAAAAGCCACTTTTTGGGATACTGCTGGTTGGGTTTATTATCGTTTGAAACAATATGATAAGGCTATTTCTCATTTAAAAAAGGCTATCCAGATAGCGCCTTCTACACCTGTTTATCACTACCATCTGGGGATGGTTTATAAAGCGAAGGGGGAGTTGAATTTGGCCAAAACAGAGCTAAGAAAGGTAATAGAGAGTGAGGGGGAATTTGAAGAGAAAAGCTTGGCAAGGAAGGTTTATAAAGAGATTAAATAA
- a CDS encoding rod shape-determining protein — MILDYILGWFSDDLAIDLGTANSLVYVRGKGIVLDEPSVVAVKRDRRGNNKILAVGKDAKSMVGKTPGNIVAIRPLKDGVIADFEVAEEMIRYFIQKAHNRRSLIRPRVVMAIPSGITQVEKRAVKEAAELAGAREVYLIDEPMAAAIGAGLPITEPRANMVVDIGGGTTEVAVISLGGIVYSSSVRVAGDKMDESILLYIKHKYNLLIGEHTAEQVKITLGNAYSENEEKTVKVKGRDLIKGIPRTIEISSKEVRLAIQEQIDTIIGIVKDALEQTPPQLAADIVDQGIMLTGGCALLSGLDKLLMEETQLPVFVAEAPLSTVVLGVGKTLENISILKQVAAI, encoded by the coding sequence GTGATTTTAGACTATATTTTGGGCTGGTTTTCTGATGATTTAGCCATAGATTTAGGCACAGCTAATAGTTTAGTATATGTGAGAGGGAAAGGGATTGTTTTAGATGAACCTTCTGTGGTTGCTGTGAAAAGGGATCGAAGGGGAAATAACAAAATTCTGGCAGTGGGCAAAGATGCTAAATCCATGGTAGGCAAAACACCGGGTAATATTGTGGCTATTAGACCCCTTAAAGATGGTGTAATTGCGGATTTTGAAGTGGCGGAAGAAATGATTCGATATTTTATTCAAAAGGCACATAATCGTCGTAGTCTTATCCGTCCCAGAGTGGTTATGGCCATTCCTTCAGGGATTACTCAGGTGGAGAAACGAGCGGTAAAAGAAGCGGCTGAATTAGCTGGGGCAAGAGAAGTTTATCTTATAGATGAACCTATGGCAGCAGCCATCGGAGCCGGACTACCTATTACCGAACCCAGGGCTAATATGGTGGTAGATATAGGAGGGGGCACAACAGAAGTAGCGGTTATTTCTTTAGGTGGAATTGTCTATTCCAGCTCAGTCAGAGTTGCAGGAGACAAGATGGATGAATCTATTTTGTTGTATATCAAGCATAAGTATAATCTTCTCATTGGAGAACATACTGCTGAACAGGTGAAGATTACTTTAGGCAATGCCTATTCTGAAAATGAAGAGAAGACAGTAAAGGTAAAAGGGCGAGATTTAATTAAAGGTATCCCTCGGACTATTGAAATTTCTTCTAAAGAAGTAAGGTTAGCTATTCAAGAACAAATAGATACCATTATAGGCATTGTAAAGGATGCCCTAGAGCAAACACCTCCTCAATTGGCAGCCGATATCGTAGATCAAGGTATTATGTTGACTGGTGGCTGTGCTTTATTAAGCGGTTTGGATAAATTATTAATGGAGGAGACACAGTTACCGGTATTTGTAGCAGAAGCCCCTCTTTCTACAGTAGTTTTGGGGGTAGGAAAGACTTTAGAGAACATTTCTATTTTAAAACAAGTTGCAGCTATATAA
- a CDS encoding DnaJ C-terminal domain-containing protein: MTKDYYQILGVPRNATQEEIKRAYRRLVLKYHPDRNKSKEAEEKFKEINEAYAVLSDPKKRQQYDTMGASFHQQYTTEDIFRNFDIGDIFKDLGFSTEDFFSYIFGGKPGRSRRVYFRTGPFDYEQPRRTPVKGPDLIYELPISLEEAARGGEKTIAYERSGRQERITIKIPRGINTGQKLRIAGKGELGPTGIPGDLYVRIRVLEHPLFKREGDHLYINRTISFSQAALGTTIHVPTLEGKTLEVKVPPGTPSHTKLRVKGQGMPSLKGGRGDLFVQVIIQVPKYLTPEQKRLIEELARLGL, encoded by the coding sequence ATGACTAAGGATTATTACCAGATTTTGGGTGTTCCTAGAAATGCTACGCAGGAAGAGATTAAACGTGCCTATCGCCGTTTGGTTTTAAAATATCATCCCGATCGGAATAAAAGTAAGGAGGCAGAAGAAAAATTTAAAGAAATCAACGAGGCTTATGCAGTTTTGAGTGACCCCAAAAAGCGTCAGCAGTATGATACTATGGGGGCCAGTTTTCATCAACAATATACTACTGAAGATATTTTTCGCAACTTTGACATTGGGGACATTTTTAAAGACTTGGGGTTTAGTACAGAAGATTTCTTTTCCTACATCTTTGGGGGAAAACCAGGAAGGTCAAGAAGGGTATACTTCAGGACCGGTCCTTTTGATTATGAACAACCTAGACGGACACCTGTAAAGGGGCCTGATTTAATTTATGAACTTCCTATTAGTTTAGAAGAAGCAGCTAGAGGTGGTGAGAAAACTATTGCTTATGAGCGGAGTGGCAGGCAAGAACGGATTACTATAAAAATACCTCGTGGTATAAATACTGGCCAAAAACTGAGGATAGCTGGTAAAGGAGAGCTTGGTCCCACAGGGATACCTGGAGACCTTTATGTAAGAATTAGAGTATTAGAACATCCTTTATTTAAAAGAGAAGGTGACCATCTATACATTAATCGCACTATTTCTTTTTCTCAAGCTGCCTTAGGCACCACTATCCATGTTCCTACTTTGGAAGGTAAAACCTTAGAGGTAAAGGTTCCCCCAGGCACTCCGTCTCATACCAAATTAAGAGTAAAAGGTCAGGGGATGCCGTCTTTAAAAGGAGGAAGAGGAGACTTATTTGTTCAAGTCATTATTCAAGTTCCTAAATATCTTACACCTGAGCAAAAACGGTTGATAGAAGAGTTAGCTAGGTTAGGATTATAG
- the rodA gene encoding rod shape-determining protein RodA, producing the protein MKIARFCLTTSGQMLFVLTTLVSIGLLNLYSATYYLGPKAILFKKQLFWTGLGFITLWVFSTIDHRKLRIYAYHIYTITVLLLFALLVLAPPLLGTKRWFALGPISIQPSELAKIVFIITIAQYLSETKLESQTLKVFLKALILTVIPVFLVVLEPDLGTGVILLILFGSICILSKVSNKILLVMGSLTIAFLPFIWKFMLKDYQRARILGFLFPHKDPLGIGYHVLQSKTAIGSGRLWGNGFLKGTQSQLHFLPEHYTDFVFSVFAEQWGFMGCIILLTLYLLLILMGIKICQRANHPFAFLLAGGITALFFWQVFINIAMTLGLLPVVGVPLPFMSYGGSAMLVNFIAVGILINIDIKNS; encoded by the coding sequence ATGAAAATAGCTAGATTTTGCCTTACCACTTCAGGTCAGATGTTGTTTGTTCTCACAACCTTGGTAAGTATTGGCCTGCTTAATTTATACAGTGCTACTTATTATTTGGGGCCAAAGGCTATACTCTTTAAAAAACAACTATTTTGGACGGGCTTGGGTTTTATCACGTTGTGGGTATTCAGCACAATAGACCATCGCAAATTGCGTATTTATGCTTATCATATTTATACCATTACTGTATTGTTGCTTTTTGCTCTTTTGGTTCTTGCTCCTCCTTTATTGGGAACAAAAAGATGGTTTGCCTTAGGTCCCATTTCCATTCAACCTTCGGAGTTGGCTAAAATAGTATTCATTATTACCATAGCCCAATATTTGAGTGAAACCAAGCTAGAAAGTCAAACCCTAAAGGTATTCTTAAAGGCCTTGATATTGACGGTTATTCCTGTATTCCTAGTAGTCCTAGAGCCAGATTTAGGCACAGGAGTAATTCTTTTAATCCTATTTGGGAGTATATGTATCTTAAGCAAGGTGTCCAATAAAATACTTTTAGTTATGGGGAGCTTAACCATTGCCTTTTTGCCCTTTATCTGGAAGTTTATGCTTAAAGATTACCAAAGAGCAAGGATTTTGGGATTTTTATTTCCCCACAAAGACCCATTAGGGATTGGTTACCATGTTTTACAATCAAAAACTGCTATTGGGTCAGGAAGGCTGTGGGGGAATGGATTTTTAAAAGGAACCCAGTCCCAACTGCATTTTCTGCCTGAACATTACACTGACTTTGTCTTTTCTGTATTTGCAGAACAATGGGGCTTTATGGGATGTATTATATTATTAACCCTTTATCTTTTGCTTATTTTGATGGGAATTAAAATCTGTCAGCGTGCTAATCATCCCTTTGCATTTTTACTGGCAGGAGGCATTACAGCTTTGTTTTTTTGGCAAGTGTTTATTAATATTGCCATGACCTTGGGGCTCTTACCTGTTGTAGGAGTGCCTTTACCCTTTATGAGTTATGGTGGTTCTGCTATGTTGGTTAATTTTATAGCTGTGGGTATATTGATAAATATTGACATTAAAAATTCTTGA